The genome window CGCTGAGTGATCTTAATAATAACGGAAGACAAGAAATTTATGTCAGCGCTGCCGATGCCAAAGAGCCTCGTTCTTTGGTTATCGAATGGGACGGGAAGGAGTTTGCCCATCTGGCCGATAACGTCAGTTGGTATCTTCGGGTTATCGAGATCCCAGGTGAAGGAAAGGTTTTGGCAGGACAAAAATCAGGTATTAAAAGCATCATTACCAAGGGTGTGTATCGGGTTGATTTAAGTAATGGTCAAGTGCTTAAGGGAGATCAGTTGGAGACCGGCGGCTTTAATCTCTTCGATTTCAGTTATGCTGATCTTGATGGTAACGGTGGTCTTGAAGTTGTTGGTATCACTCAGAATGACAAACTCCTGGTACTGACTCAAGCTGGTAAGCTTTTATGGACCAGTGATGACTATTTTGGCGGTACAACCCGTTTTATCGGTGGTGATAGTCCTGAAGATATGAATAAGGACCTGGAGCATGGTCGATATGAGGGTGAAAAAATCTATATCCCAGCTCGAATCGTGATCCGAGATATGAACAATGATGGACTTCCCGATGTTATAATCAATAAGAACTTATCGTCAGCCTCAAGGATTTTGTCTCGGGTTCGCAGCTATCCCAGTGGCGAGATTCATTGTTTGACCTGGAATGGTATCAGTTTAACCGAATTGTGGAGAACCCGTAAGATTGATGGCTATATCTCCGACTATCAATTAGGGCAGGTTCAGACTGAAGCGGCTAAGGACGGTAAGGGGCTAAGTATAAAGTCGGAATTGAATGTTGGGGTTATTCTTAACAGCGGTGGGCTTAATATTTTAAGCAATGCCGATAGTGCGGTTCTTACCTTTCCACTCCATTTGACAGGGGAAGAAGGAAAGTAGAAAGTAGGTTGGGTTAGGCCGTAAGGTTGTAACCCACGCGTACATGGCTTTGGGTGTTGGGTTACGCTTCGCTAACCCAACCTACCGGTTTACCGTTTCTTTTGTTCATTGATCAACTCGTTAAAGTAGATAATAGAGGGAAATTGTTCTGAATTTTTGATTGGTCCTTGGCTACTGGGGCGGGCGACATAGATGAGGTGTTTGATGCCGTGAGTGTGGGCGGAAACGAGAATTTTCTCGGTATCTTCGGCAAGCATGGTTGCCTCATTACTAAAAGGAATTTTTTCTTTCAGACCCTGCCAGAATTTTGGATTTTCTTTCGGCATCCCAATTTCTTCAGCACAGACGATGCCTGTAAAGTGGCCGCTAAGCGCTGTTTTGGTCATTTTGATATCAAGGGTCTTGCTGTGTGCGTTGGTGACCAGGTAGGTCTTTTTAGCCATGCTTTTCAGGTGTTCCAGAAAGTCGATCACGTAGGGGTGAACTTGTATCAAATGATCGATCTTGATTTTTAATGCCGGGATATCGAGATCGAGCTGTTCACTCCAATAGTCGAGATCGGTCCAATCCAGTGTTCCTTCCCGTGCTTGATAGGTAGCCAGTAATTTTTTACGGGCTGTTCTTTCGTCTATGCCATTTTTTTCGGCATAGATCGCAGGAACAAAATGCTCCCAGAAATAGTCGTCAAAGTGCTTATCGAGTAGGGTACCGTCCATATCGAGCAGCACCGTTTCAATCTCCTGCCAATTAATTATCATCTCTTTGCCGCTCCGATCAATTCTTGAATCGCCCCTATTTTTTCCTGAACCAGATAATTTGTAATACCTAGCCTGATTTCGTCGACCGCCCTAGGGTTGATAAAGTTGGCGGTTCCAACTTGGATCGCGCTTGCCCCTGCCAGGATGAATTCAATTGCGTCCTGCCAAGTGGTAATCCCACCGATTCCAATGACAGGAATTTTCACTCGATCAGCTACCTGAAAAACCATACGCAGGGCTACGGGTTTGATTGCCGGGCCAGACAATCCGCCGATGGTGTTGGCAAGAACCGGTTTTTTAGTTTTAATACTGATGGCCATGCCAATTAAAGTGTTAATCAGAGATACAGCATCAGCTCCGCCTTCTTCTACCGCCTTTGCCATGGCCCCGATGTCGGTGACGTTTGGTGACAGTTTTACAATTAAAGGCAGGCGGGTAATTTTTCGCACAGCGGCTGTCACCTCTCTGGCCATACTCTCATTTGTTCCAAAGGCCACTCCTCCTTTCTTGACATTGGGACAGGAGATGTTCAGTTCAATCCCGTTGACACCTTCCACACCGTTGAGTCGTGAGGCAAGTTGGCAATATTCCTCAATGCTATCACCCAAGACATTGACTATGACTCGACATCCTTTTGTCCGCAGATACGGCAATTTCTCGCTGACAAATCGTTCGACCCCGACATTTTCCAGTCCGATAGCATTCAACATGCCACAGGCAGTTTCAACAATCCGAGGCGGCGGATTACCAGGCCGTGGCAGGAGTGAAATACCTTTGACTACTACCGCGCCTACTGAACCCAAATCCACGAAAGATTCAAATTCTTTCCCGTAGCCGAAGGTGCCGGAGGCTGTCATCACCGGATTTGGCAGTCGTAACGAGCCGATATTTAAAGATAGATCGGGTGTGTTTATTGCCATGCGATTTCTCCTTCACAAAAAACCGGACCGTCTTGACAGACATGGAGGTATTTCCCTCCTTTGGTGTTTTCAGTATTGGCTAACACCGTACACCCCAAGCACGCTTTAATTCCACAGGCCATCATTGTTTCAAGGGATACCTGGCAGTTCCATCCGTGGCTGCGGCTGATTGACGCTATTTGTTTCATCATTGGGTAGGGACCGCAGGTGCAGATCTGCCAGGGGTTCTGGTCTTGAATCAGTATTTTCATCAGATCTGTCACTAATCCATGATGGCCTAAACTTCCGTCGTCTGTGGCAAGATGCGGAGTGATTCCCAGTGCAGTGAAATCGTTAGCCAAAGGGAGAAGTTCATCTTTGGTGCGTGCCCCCAAGATAACGGATAGGGCTGGTGACTGTGCTGATTGCCGTATTTTTTTGGCCAGAAACAACAGAGGCGCGATTCCAAGCCCACCACCAATCAAACACATGGCCTTCCCAAGGGTGAAGGCGTTGCCCAGGGGACCGACCACATTAAGAGTTTCGTCAACACTGACTCTGGCCAGCTCTTCTGTGCCTTTACCCAGGATCTTAAAGACAATCTGCAGTGTTCCATCGGAATATGTTTGATGAATAGAGAAAGGCCGTCGCAACAATGGGTCTAGGGTGTTCGTCCCGGCCTTGACATTAATAAACTGACCTGGTTGAGCTTTTTCCACGATTGACGGCGCCAGCAAGGTTAATCGGACAATATCGGCGCTTAGTCGTTCTTTTGATGTGATGGTAACTTCGCATTGTTCCATGAATTTTTTTGTTTCCTCTTTGGCTAACTATCCAGAATGTATTGTGGGTGCGCGGAATTTTTCCACTCTTCGGGAACTTGATAATGATTTTATTAAAGAACGACTGGTAACTAATTGGTAATCGTTCACCGGTAGAACAAAGTAATGCTGTCTACCCCTCTTGGAGGAT of Desulfobulbaceae bacterium contains these proteins:
- a CDS encoding VCBS repeat-containing protein — translated: MLASRLAAGAEVEIVPRTQVTQVLAGKPVPAEESALRLLGASLQADYVLSGSITALAGSLSLDSTLHSVKGDQPKTFYATAPREEEIIAAIDTLSWQIAEQAFGKQRLATTAAVSSLPAAGSGSDPYQTTHPDRLLIGGQGAEGGSSILRPLGVVTGALGFTKSQTFNYGLVAMEIGDVDADGQDEYVVASSRDVRVYRKVDNRFQKVGQVSLSNRFSIHCVSLSDLNNNGRQEIYVSAADAKEPRSLVIEWDGKEFAHLADNVSWYLRVIEIPGEGKVLAGQKSGIKSIITKGVYRVDLSNGQVLKGDQLETGGFNLFDFSYADLDGNGGLEVVGITQNDKLLVLTQAGKLLWTSDDYFGGTTRFIGGDSPEDMNKDLEHGRYEGEKIYIPARIVIRDMNNDGLPDVIINKNLSSASRILSRVRSYPSGEIHCLTWNGISLTELWRTRKIDGYISDYQLGQVQTEAAKDGKGLSIKSELNVGVILNSGGLNILSNADSAVLTFPLHLTGEEGK
- a CDS encoding GMP/IMP nucleotidase, whose protein sequence is MIINWQEIETVLLDMDGTLLDKHFDDYFWEHFVPAIYAEKNGIDERTARKKLLATYQAREGTLDWTDLDYWSEQLDLDIPALKIKIDHLIQVHPYVIDFLEHLKSMAKKTYLVTNAHSKTLDIKMTKTALSGHFTGIVCAEEIGMPKENPKFWQGLKEKIPFSNEATMLAEDTEKILVSAHTHGIKHLIYVARPSSQGPIKNSEQFPSIIYFNELINEQKKR
- a CDS encoding dihydroorotate dehydrogenase — encoded protein: MAINTPDLSLNIGSLRLPNPVMTASGTFGYGKEFESFVDLGSVGAVVVKGISLLPRPGNPPPRIVETACGMLNAIGLENVGVERFVSEKLPYLRTKGCRVIVNVLGDSIEEYCQLASRLNGVEGVNGIELNISCPNVKKGGVAFGTNESMAREVTAAVRKITRLPLIVKLSPNVTDIGAMAKAVEEGGADAVSLINTLIGMAISIKTKKPVLANTIGGLSGPAIKPVALRMVFQVADRVKIPVIGIGGITTWQDAIEFILAGASAIQVGTANFINPRAVDEIRLGITNYLVQEKIGAIQELIGAAKR
- a CDS encoding dihydroorotate dehydrogenase electron transfer subunit translates to MEQCEVTITSKERLSADIVRLTLLAPSIVEKAQPGQFINVKAGTNTLDPLLRRPFSIHQTYSDGTLQIVFKILGKGTEELARVSVDETLNVVGPLGNAFTLGKAMCLIGGGLGIAPLLFLAKKIRQSAQSPALSVILGARTKDELLPLANDFTALGITPHLATDDGSLGHHGLVTDLMKILIQDQNPWQICTCGPYPMMKQIASISRSHGWNCQVSLETMMACGIKACLGCTVLANTENTKGGKYLHVCQDGPVFCEGEIAWQ